A genomic segment from Nicotiana tabacum cultivar K326 chromosome 9, ASM71507v2, whole genome shotgun sequence encodes:
- the LOC142163906 gene encoding uncharacterized protein LOC142163906 — protein sequence MKDQIAECIFKRLDRILVNLPFQNLFPTIKVEHLIRIGSGHAPLYMSYGEQRSNYIKPFTFLNFWAKHENFKEKLKRVKAALAKWSKNTYGDIFKQLAIREDIVRVKEMLFEEEPTVENRIVLQKAQAELKSYLSIEEQYWKQKAGITWFTEGDRNTRFFYNYVNGKRKKLQLKRIQDNNGAWVENRKALAKADVEFYERQFTQEEDPADLSLLANVPTMVTGEQNFELVDILLWKK from the exons ATGAAAGACCAAATTGCAGAATGTATTTTCAAGAGGTTGGATAGAATCCTTGTGAATTTGCCTTTCCAGAATTTGTTCCCAACTATTAAAGTTGAACACCTAATCAGAATTGGCTCAGGTCATGCTCCCTTGTATATGAGTTATGGTGAACAACGATCTAACTATATTAAGCCGTTTACGTTCTTAAACTTCTGGGCTAAGCATGAGAACTTTAAAGAG AAGTTGAAGAGGGTGAAGGCTGCATTGGCTAAATGGAGCAAGAATACCTATGGAGATATTTTCAAGCAACTTGCAATCAGGGAAGATATTGTAAGGGTGAAGGAGATGCTATTTGAAGAAGAGCCAACTGTGGAGAAtagaattgttttacaaaaagcTCAAGCTGAATTGAAGAGTTACCTAAGTATTGAAGAGCAATATTGGAAGCAGAAGGCTGGTATAACATGGTTCACTGAAGGAGACAGGAACACTAGATTTTTTTACAATTATGTAAATGGCAAGAGGAAAAAACTACAGCTGAAGAGGATTCAAGACAACAATGGAGCATGGGTTGAAAATCGAAAGGCTTTGGCTAAGGCTGATGTGGAGTTCTATGAGAGACAGTTCACACAAGAGGAAGATCCTGCAGATTTATCTTTGCTAGCTAATGTACCTACCATGGTGACAGGGGAGCAGAATTTTGAACTTGTAGATATCCTACTATGGAAGAAATGA